In Actinomadura citrea, a single window of DNA contains:
- a CDS encoding copper transporter, with amino-acid sequence MIDFRYHLVSIVAIFLALALGIVLGSTTLSNSVSDTLRQQANSAAKTAQQARLAQRDLRHQLDGEEQFTKVLSPQIVADRLKGQSVVLIETPGAGNDSIEQISRLAKDSGAAVTGRVTIQKKLLDDDQQTTVDELATQLKAGDVKFPENAGAYGKAGAVLANALVTKDPAKSGREDAAGGAVLNGFKQAGYVTTSGKPGQHATLAVMVAPAAAYAYAGGGDDNKALISLASALDGAGRGTVVGGPPTSAQEGGLIAALRDSDAADAVSTVDVVDTAAGQVVTILALQNEIGGKSGQYGTGAGASGYLPSPAPTAENG; translated from the coding sequence GTGATCGATTTCCGCTACCACCTCGTCTCCATCGTCGCGATCTTCCTCGCGCTGGCGCTCGGCATCGTGCTGGGCTCCACCACGCTGTCCAACTCGGTGAGCGACACCCTGCGCCAGCAGGCCAACTCGGCGGCCAAGACGGCCCAGCAGGCGCGGCTCGCGCAGCGCGACCTGCGGCACCAGCTGGACGGCGAGGAGCAGTTCACCAAGGTGCTCTCGCCGCAGATCGTCGCCGACCGGCTCAAGGGCCAGTCCGTGGTGCTGATCGAGACGCCCGGCGCCGGCAACGACAGCATCGAGCAGATCAGCCGGCTGGCCAAGGACTCCGGCGCCGCCGTCACCGGGCGCGTCACGATCCAGAAGAAGCTCCTGGACGACGACCAGCAGACCACCGTCGACGAGCTCGCCACGCAGCTCAAGGCCGGCGACGTGAAGTTCCCGGAGAACGCGGGCGCCTACGGCAAGGCGGGCGCCGTCCTCGCGAACGCGCTCGTCACCAAGGACCCCGCCAAGTCCGGCCGCGAGGACGCCGCCGGAGGCGCCGTCCTCAACGGCTTCAAGCAGGCCGGATACGTCACCACCAGCGGCAAGCCCGGCCAGCACGCCACCCTCGCCGTCATGGTCGCGCCCGCCGCCGCGTACGCCTACGCCGGCGGCGGCGACGACAACAAGGCACTGATCTCGCTGGCCTCCGCACTCGACGGCGCCGGGCGCGGTACCGTCGTCGGTGGCCCGCCGACCTCCGCGCAGGAGGGCGGGCTCATCGCGGCGCTGCGCGACTCCGACGCCGCCGACGCGGTCTCCACCGTCGACGTGGTGGACACCGCGGCCGGCCAGGTCGTCACGATCCTGGCGCTGCAGAACGAGATCGGCGGCAAGTCCGGGCAGTACGGCACGGGCGCCGGTGCGAGCGGCTACCTGCCCTCGCCCGCGCCCACGGCGGAGAACGGGTGA
- the steA gene encoding putative cytokinetic ring protein SteA — protein MNESSPTAERRLRLAQRLPRRVLTLGRGRDDGRPGVSATVRLDRRTKDLTKRLQPGEVAVIDHVDLDRVSAEALVSREVGAVVNVAPSISGRYPNLGPQILIEAGIPLVDDVGPEIFSKLQEGDQVRVEGPAVHRGEEVVAKGTEQTAESIEEALTEAKAGLASQLEAFVANTMEYVKRERDLLIDGVGVPEVATRISGRHALIVVRGYHYREDIATLRPYIREYRPVLIGVDGGADALLEAGYRPDMIVGDMDSVSDDALTCGAELVVHAYRDGRAPGLKRVHELGKDAVVFPAAATSEDIAMLLADDKGATLIVAVGTHANMEEFFDKGRAGMASTFLTRLRVGSKLVDAKGVSRLYRSRISTWSLLFLVLGAFIAIVTAVAMSPAGDVISPLLADRWHAFLFWLTGLFT, from the coding sequence ATGAACGAGTCGTCACCCACCGCAGAGCGACGCCTCCGGCTGGCCCAGAGGCTGCCCCGGCGCGTGCTCACGCTGGGCCGCGGCCGCGACGACGGGCGGCCCGGGGTCAGCGCGACGGTCCGGCTCGACCGCCGCACCAAGGACCTGACCAAGCGGCTGCAGCCCGGCGAGGTCGCGGTGATCGACCACGTCGACCTCGACCGCGTCAGCGCCGAGGCGCTGGTGTCGCGCGAGGTGGGCGCCGTCGTCAACGTCGCGCCCAGCATCTCCGGCCGGTACCCGAACCTCGGGCCGCAGATCCTGATCGAGGCCGGCATCCCGCTGGTCGACGACGTCGGACCGGAGATCTTCAGCAAGCTGCAGGAGGGCGACCAGGTCCGCGTCGAGGGGCCGGCCGTGCACCGGGGCGAGGAGGTCGTCGCCAAGGGCACCGAGCAGACCGCCGAGTCCATCGAGGAGGCGCTGACCGAGGCCAAGGCCGGGCTCGCCTCCCAGCTGGAGGCGTTCGTCGCCAACACGATGGAGTACGTCAAGCGCGAGCGCGACCTGCTCATCGACGGCGTCGGCGTCCCCGAGGTGGCCACGAGGATCTCCGGGCGGCACGCCCTGATCGTCGTGCGCGGCTACCACTACCGCGAGGACATCGCGACCCTGCGCCCCTACATCCGCGAGTACCGCCCCGTGCTGATCGGGGTGGACGGGGGCGCCGACGCGCTGCTGGAGGCCGGCTACCGCCCGGACATGATCGTCGGGGACATGGACTCGGTCTCCGACGACGCGCTCACCTGCGGCGCCGAACTCGTCGTGCACGCCTACCGGGACGGCCGCGCGCCGGGCCTGAAGCGCGTGCACGAGCTCGGCAAGGACGCCGTGGTCTTCCCCGCCGCCGCCACCAGCGAGGACATCGCGATGCTCCTCGCCGACGACAAGGGCGCCACCCTGATCGTCGCGGTCGGCACGCACGCCAACATGGAGGAGTTCTTCGACAAGGGGCGCGCCGGCATGGCCAGCACGTTCCTCACCCGGCTCCGCGTCGGCAGCAAGCTCGTCGACGCCAAGGGCGTCAGCAGGCTCTACCGCAGCCGGATCTCCACCTGGTCGCTGCTGTTCCTCGTCCTCGGCGCGTTCATCGCCATCGTCACCGCCGTCGCCATGTCCCCGGCAGGGGACGTCATCAGTCCCCTGCTCGCCGACCGCTGGCACGCCTTCCTCTTCTGGCTGACCGGACTCTTCACGTGA
- the recN gene encoding DNA repair protein RecN — MVDEVRIQGLGVIDEAVLDLSPGFNVVTGETGAGKTMVVTSLGLMFGGRADPQRVRPGAGRATVEGRIVVDPGGRVVERVEDAGGELDDGALIVTRSVSAEGRSRAFLGGRSVPVSVLITLADDLVAVHGQSDQQRLLQSSRQRGALDRYAGGALTKPMRAYTKAYQRHRQVSALLEELTTRARERTQEAELLRLGLEEIEKVDPKDGEDTDLAAEEERLGHADALRGAADTAHEALLGDPVAAFEAANVTGLLGQARNALDVVRDHDPELAALADRLAEAGYLVSDVGTDLASYAESVDADPARLAAVQERRAELTALTRKYGGTEGTVTEVLEWARRSASRLAELEGDDDRIDELRSEHAELTERLAAEAAELTAVRTRAAERFSEAVTEELTALAMPHARVVVTVAPSGDYGPHGVDEVEVRLAPHPGSPPLPLHKGASGGELSRVMLAIEVVFAGADPVPTFVFDEVDAGVGGKAAVEIGRRLARLARNAQVIVVTHLPQVAAFADQHLLVEKSDDGTVTSSGVTALDREGRVRELSRMLAGLEDSELGRAHAEELLAMAAEER, encoded by the coding sequence ATGGTCGATGAGGTGCGGATCCAGGGCCTCGGGGTGATCGACGAGGCCGTGCTCGATCTGTCGCCGGGCTTCAACGTGGTGACGGGGGAGACCGGGGCGGGCAAGACCATGGTGGTCACCAGCCTCGGGCTGATGTTCGGCGGCCGCGCCGACCCGCAGCGGGTCAGGCCCGGCGCGGGGCGCGCCACGGTGGAGGGCCGGATCGTCGTCGATCCGGGCGGCCGCGTGGTCGAACGGGTCGAGGACGCCGGCGGCGAGCTGGACGACGGTGCCCTGATCGTCACGCGCTCGGTGTCGGCGGAGGGCCGCTCCCGCGCGTTCCTCGGCGGCCGGTCCGTCCCCGTCAGCGTGCTGATCACCCTGGCGGACGACCTGGTCGCCGTGCACGGGCAGTCCGACCAGCAGCGCCTGCTGCAGTCGTCGCGGCAGCGCGGCGCGCTCGACCGGTACGCGGGCGGTGCGCTGACCAAGCCGATGCGCGCCTACACCAAGGCCTACCAGCGGCACCGCCAGGTCAGCGCGCTGCTGGAGGAGCTGACCACGCGTGCGCGCGAGCGGACCCAGGAGGCCGAGCTGCTCCGCTTGGGTCTGGAGGAGATCGAGAAGGTCGACCCCAAGGACGGCGAGGACACCGACCTCGCCGCCGAGGAGGAGCGCCTCGGGCACGCCGACGCGCTGCGCGGCGCCGCCGACACCGCCCACGAGGCCCTGCTCGGCGACCCCGTCGCCGCGTTCGAGGCCGCGAACGTGACGGGCCTGCTCGGCCAGGCCCGCAACGCGCTGGACGTCGTCCGCGACCACGACCCGGAGCTCGCGGCGCTCGCCGACCGGCTCGCCGAGGCCGGCTACCTGGTCTCCGACGTCGGCACCGACCTGGCGTCCTACGCCGAGTCCGTGGACGCCGACCCGGCGCGGCTCGCGGCCGTCCAGGAGCGGCGTGCCGAGCTGACCGCCCTGACCCGCAAGTACGGCGGGACGGAGGGGACGGTCACCGAGGTCCTGGAGTGGGCGCGCAGGTCCGCGTCCCGCCTCGCGGAGCTGGAGGGCGACGACGACCGCATCGACGAGCTGCGCTCCGAGCACGCCGAGCTCACCGAACGGCTCGCCGCCGAGGCCGCGGAGCTGACCGCGGTCCGCACCCGGGCCGCCGAGAGGTTCTCCGAGGCCGTCACCGAGGAGCTGACCGCGCTGGCGATGCCGCACGCCCGCGTCGTCGTCACCGTCGCCCCGAGCGGCGACTACGGCCCGCACGGCGTCGACGAGGTCGAGGTCCGGCTCGCCCCGCACCCGGGGTCGCCGCCGCTGCCGCTGCACAAGGGCGCCTCGGGCGGCGAGCTGTCCCGCGTGATGCTGGCGATCGAGGTCGTGTTCGCGGGCGCCGACCCCGTCCCGACGTTCGTGTTCGACGAGGTCGACGCGGGCGTCGGCGGCAAGGCCGCGGTGGAGATCGGGCGGCGGCTGGCGCGGCTGGCCCGCAACGCCCAGGTGATCGTCGTCACGCACCTCCCGCAGGTCGCCGCGTTCGCCGACCAGCACCTGCTGGTGGAGAAGTCCGACGACGGAACCGTCACCAGCAGCGGCGTCACCGCCCTGGACCGGGAGGGACGCGTCCGGGAGCTGTCGCGGATGCTGGCCGGCCTGGAGGACTCCGAGCTCGGCCGCGCGCACGCCGAGGAACTGCTCGCCATGGCCGCCGAGGAACGGTAG
- a CDS encoding TlyA family RNA methyltransferase: protein MSSRRRLDAELVRRGLARSREQAGQLIGDGRVRVGGQTAAKAATQVEAGAAIVVADDGGGPEYVSRGGHKLAGALEAFAGLDARGRVCLDAGASTGGFTDVLLRAGAAHVYAVDVGYGQIAWSLRTDDRVTVLERVNIRDLEPGMLDGARPSLVVGDLSFISLRLVLGPVQRCAAPEADYAVMVKPQFEVGKDRVGAGGVVRDPELRADAVRGVAGHAAALGLGVLGVAASPLPGPSGNVEYFLWLRAGAPPLDEEALAKAIAEGPQ from the coding sequence GTGAGTAGCCGGCGCCGCCTGGACGCCGAGCTGGTGCGCCGCGGGCTGGCCCGGTCGCGGGAGCAGGCCGGGCAGCTGATCGGCGACGGCCGGGTCCGCGTCGGCGGGCAGACCGCGGCTAAGGCGGCCACGCAGGTCGAGGCCGGGGCCGCGATCGTCGTGGCCGACGACGGCGGCGGCCCGGAGTACGTCTCGCGCGGCGGGCACAAGCTCGCCGGCGCGCTGGAGGCGTTCGCGGGCCTGGACGCCCGGGGCCGGGTCTGCCTGGACGCGGGCGCCTCGACCGGCGGGTTCACCGACGTCCTGCTGCGCGCGGGCGCGGCGCACGTGTACGCGGTCGACGTCGGGTACGGGCAGATCGCCTGGTCGCTGCGGACCGACGACCGCGTCACCGTCCTGGAGCGGGTCAACATCCGCGACCTGGAGCCGGGGATGCTCGACGGCGCGCGGCCGAGCCTCGTCGTCGGCGACCTGTCGTTCATCTCGCTCAGGCTCGTCCTCGGGCCGGTCCAGCGGTGCGCGGCCCCCGAGGCCGACTATGCGGTCATGGTGAAACCGCAGTTCGAGGTCGGCAAGGACCGGGTCGGCGCGGGCGGCGTCGTCCGCGACCCGGAACTGCGCGCCGACGCGGTGCGCGGGGTGGCCGGGCACGCGGCGGCGCTCGGCCTCGGCGTCCTCGGGGTGGCGGCGAGCCCGCTGCCGGGGCCGTCCGGCAACGTGGAGTACTTCCTGTGGCTGCGCGCGGGAGCCCCGCCGCTGGACGAGGAGGCCCTGGCGAAGGCCATCGCGGAGGGCCCGCAGTGA
- a CDS encoding SCP2 sterol-binding domain-containing protein: MANEEECRAALERVAARLAEVDADRLAEHVVERTVSCRVADLGLAFRSRLHGGGLDPFERDEDPGAAQVRLTVDSDDLVAMAFDELNPAKAWTAGRLKIEASIFDLLRLRKLL; this comes from the coding sequence ATGGCGAACGAGGAGGAGTGCCGTGCGGCGCTGGAGCGCGTCGCGGCGCGCCTGGCGGAGGTGGACGCCGACCGGCTCGCCGAGCACGTCGTCGAGCGGACGGTCAGCTGCCGGGTCGCGGACCTCGGGCTGGCCTTCCGCAGCCGGCTCCACGGGGGCGGCCTCGACCCGTTCGAGCGCGACGAGGACCCCGGGGCCGCGCAGGTGCGCCTCACCGTGGACAGCGACGACCTCGTCGCGATGGCCTTCGACGAGCTGAACCCGGCCAAGGCGTGGACCGCCGGCCGCCTGAAGATCGAGGCGAGCATCTTCGACCTCCTCCGGCTGCGCAAACTCCTCTGA
- a CDS encoding HAD-IIA family hydrolase, translating into MKGSERPLSEAYDVALLDLDGVVYVGRRPVPAAAESLAKARAAGQRLAFVTNNASRTPSAVAALLTEVGVPAEASDVVTSAQAAARLLAERLPAGSEVLVVGGMGLRHALYQRGLRPVSTASRRPPAVVQGYHPDLGYGLLSEGAQAVSAGALFVGSNGDLTIPGGEGPPHPGNGALLRVISAATGVEPIITGKPERPLHQESILRTGAERPLVVGDRLDTDIEGAHNGGADSLLVFTGVTGHLQALTAPPHRRPTYLAPDLSGLLVPHPETVREDGAHRCGGWTARRDGDAFALSGSGDPHDGLRALASAAWETERPPPPEALTEALETLSL; encoded by the coding sequence ATGAAAGGCAGCGAACGTCCCCTGAGCGAGGCGTACGACGTCGCCCTGCTCGACCTGGACGGGGTCGTCTACGTCGGCCGCAGGCCCGTCCCCGCGGCGGCGGAGTCGCTCGCGAAGGCACGCGCGGCGGGGCAGCGGCTGGCGTTCGTGACCAACAACGCCTCGCGGACGCCGTCGGCGGTCGCGGCGCTGCTCACCGAGGTCGGCGTCCCCGCCGAGGCGTCGGACGTGGTGACCTCCGCGCAGGCCGCCGCCCGCCTGCTGGCCGAACGCCTGCCCGCCGGGTCGGAAGTGCTCGTGGTGGGCGGCATGGGGCTGCGCCACGCCCTCTACCAGCGGGGCCTGCGCCCGGTGTCGACGGCGTCGCGGCGTCCCCCCGCCGTCGTGCAGGGCTACCACCCCGACCTCGGGTACGGGCTGTTGTCCGAGGGCGCCCAGGCGGTCAGCGCGGGCGCCTTGTTCGTCGGCTCCAACGGCGACCTGACCATCCCCGGCGGCGAGGGGCCTCCCCACCCGGGCAACGGGGCCCTCCTCCGCGTGATCAGCGCCGCCACCGGCGTGGAGCCGATCATCACCGGCAAGCCCGAACGGCCGCTGCACCAGGAGTCGATCCTGCGCACCGGCGCCGAGCGCCCGCTGGTGGTCGGAGACCGCCTCGACACCGACATCGAGGGAGCCCACAACGGCGGCGCCGACAGTCTCCTCGTCTTCACCGGCGTCACCGGCCACCTCCAGGCGCTCACCGCCCCGCCCCACCGGCGCCCCACCTACCTCGCGCCGGACCTGTCCGGCCTGCTCGTCCCGCACCCGGAGACCGTCCGGGAGGACGGCGCCCACCGGTGCGGCGGCTGGACGGCGCGCCGCGACGGGGACGCGTTCGCGCTCAGCGGATCCGGCGACCCCCACGACGGCCTCCGCGCCCTCGCGTCCGCCGCCTGGGAGACCGAGAGGCCGCCGCCTCCGGAGGCCCTCACCGAGGCCCTGGAGACCCTGTCGCTCTGA
- a CDS encoding tetratricopeptide repeat protein — protein MSTQGPGRPQDSPGEDPGEHADWPRGGVYEWYTRGLELLRAGSSAAALQLLTRAAEAEPQSHSIREALARAQFGARQFGAAAESFRGIVEQEPAEDYARFGLGLSLSRMGDFEAAVEHLALAAAMRPENQDYARALQHARATLAARR, from the coding sequence ATGAGTACTCAAGGACCCGGACGGCCGCAGGATTCCCCAGGAGAGGACCCGGGCGAGCATGCGGACTGGCCGCGGGGCGGTGTCTACGAGTGGTACACGCGGGGCCTCGAACTGCTGCGGGCGGGCAGCTCCGCGGCGGCGCTGCAGCTGCTGACCAGGGCGGCCGAGGCCGAGCCGCAGTCGCACAGCATCCGCGAGGCGCTCGCCCGCGCCCAGTTCGGGGCGCGGCAGTTCGGCGCCGCGGCCGAGAGCTTCCGCGGGATCGTGGAGCAGGAGCCCGCCGAGGACTACGCGCGGTTCGGGCTCGGGCTGTCGCTCAGCCGGATGGGCGACTTCGAGGCCGCCGTCGAGCATCTCGCGCTCGCCGCGGCCATGCGCCCGGAGAACCAGGACTACGCGCGGGCGTTGCAGCACGCCAGGGCCACGCTCGCGGCCCGGCGCTGA
- a CDS encoding DUF1015 family protein: MPSVDDDLSSGLAPEEFSARVFGTAAPRTGGGLELSPFRGVRFVPEVAGDPASVTMPPYDLIDEAAALRLFAEGGHNIIRLNLPRAAGETYDAAGRRLRRWLDRGALAVDPEPALYVYEAARGGTVLQRGLIGGLGLRAESDGVVLPHENVFPGPVRDRLALMAAANANLEPIFLVYEGGGDAAGVVDGAAAGPPLMEFDADDGLTHRLWRVTDPGLHARVAADLRGKQALIADGHHRYATYRALQARRHAAGDGPGPWDAGLALLVDSTRYPPHLGAIHRVLPGLRPDIALDKAGQVFGVTRFLDEDEALNALARAEGPAFLLGGGDSLHLLTGPDRDALREAMPPEHSPRWRALDTAVLDHLLIGEVWGVPENENAIEVVHDDPSAALARARRSGGTAVILNPLKVEDVLAVANGGERVPRKSTSFGPKPRTGLVLRLLDPGAAQEP, translated from the coding sequence ATGCCCAGCGTGGACGACGACCTCTCCTCCGGTCTCGCCCCGGAGGAGTTCAGCGCACGCGTCTTCGGGACGGCGGCCCCGCGCACGGGCGGCGGCCTGGAGCTGTCCCCGTTCCGGGGCGTCCGCTTCGTCCCCGAGGTGGCCGGCGACCCGGCGTCGGTGACCATGCCGCCGTACGACCTGATCGACGAGGCGGCGGCGCTGCGGCTGTTCGCGGAGGGCGGCCACAACATCATCCGGCTCAACCTCCCGCGCGCCGCCGGGGAGACCTACGACGCCGCCGGCCGGCGGCTGCGCCGCTGGCTGGACCGCGGCGCGCTGGCCGTCGACCCCGAACCGGCCCTGTACGTCTACGAGGCGGCCCGCGGCGGGACCGTCCTGCAGCGCGGCCTGATCGGCGGCCTCGGCCTGCGCGCGGAGTCCGACGGCGTGGTGCTGCCGCACGAGAACGTCTTCCCCGGCCCGGTCCGCGACCGGCTCGCGCTGATGGCGGCGGCGAACGCCAACCTGGAGCCGATCTTCCTGGTGTACGAGGGCGGCGGGGACGCGGCCGGCGTCGTCGACGGCGCCGCGGCCGGGCCCCCGCTGATGGAGTTCGACGCCGACGACGGGCTGACGCACCGGCTGTGGCGCGTCACCGACCCGGGCCTGCACGCGCGGGTGGCCGCCGACCTGCGCGGCAAGCAGGCCCTCATCGCGGACGGCCACCACCGCTACGCCACCTACCGCGCCCTCCAGGCGCGCCGCCACGCGGCCGGCGACGGCCCCGGCCCCTGGGACGCCGGGCTGGCCCTGCTGGTCGACTCGACGCGCTACCCGCCGCACCTGGGCGCCATCCACCGCGTGCTTCCCGGGCTCCGCCCGGACATCGCGTTGGACAAGGCCGGCCAGGTCTTCGGCGTGACCCGCTTCCTGGACGAGGACGAGGCCCTGAACGCGCTCGCCCGCGCGGAGGGGCCCGCGTTCCTTCTCGGCGGCGGCGACTCCCTGCACCTGCTCACCGGCCCCGATCGAGACGCCCTGCGCGAGGCGATGCCGCCAGAGCACTCCCCCCGCTGGCGCGCGCTCGACACCGCCGTCCTCGACCATCTGCTGATCGGCGAGGTGTGGGGCGTCCCGGAGAACGAGAACGCCATCGAGGTGGTGCACGACGACCCGTCCGCGGCCCTCGCCCGCGCCCGGCGCAGCGGCGGGACGGCCGTGATCCTGAACCCGCTCAAGGTCGAGGACGTGCTGGCGGTCGCGAACGGGGGCGAACGCGTGCCGCGCAAGTCCACCTCGTTCGGCCCCAAGCCCCGCACCGGCCTCGTCCTGCGCCTTCTCGACCCGGGCGCCGCGCAGGAGCCATGA
- a CDS encoding MBL fold metallo-hydrolase, with translation MDTTTTITPLGGDVYEIDTRMAGYTGITAGYLILSDRPCLVEPGTSGSAPVVQAALREMGVGPDDLASVVVTHIHLDHAGGVGDIAGMYPQAEIVVHEKGARHLADPSRLMRSARMIYGDALDTLFGELKPTDAARIRAVEDTGVIDLGGGRRLESHYSPGHAKHHVGLVDSQTGDLYVGDAAGIYIPETADVRPATPPPDFDLDTALESLGKFRSLGPQRLLFAHYGPVREVEDTLERSAEELRVWVDAVRAAHDQGLDLDHAVAMVVDRTRDRYASMSDDIDPELAAKYEILNSAESNVAGIMHALDRHA, from the coding sequence ATGGACACCACGACCACGATCACGCCGCTCGGCGGGGACGTCTACGAGATCGACACGCGGATGGCCGGATACACCGGCATCACCGCCGGATACCTGATCCTCTCCGACCGGCCATGCCTGGTGGAGCCGGGCACGTCCGGCTCGGCGCCCGTCGTGCAGGCCGCGCTGCGCGAGATGGGCGTCGGCCCGGACGACCTGGCGAGCGTGGTCGTGACGCACATCCACCTCGACCACGCGGGCGGCGTCGGCGACATCGCCGGCATGTACCCGCAGGCGGAGATCGTCGTCCACGAGAAGGGCGCGCGGCACCTGGCGGACCCGTCCCGCCTCATGCGCAGCGCCCGCATGATCTACGGGGACGCCCTCGACACCCTGTTCGGCGAGCTGAAGCCCACGGACGCGGCGCGGATCCGCGCCGTCGAGGACACCGGCGTGATCGACCTCGGCGGCGGGCGGCGGCTGGAGTCGCACTACTCCCCCGGCCACGCCAAGCACCACGTCGGGCTGGTCGACTCGCAGACCGGCGACCTCTACGTGGGCGACGCCGCCGGCATCTACATCCCGGAGACGGCGGACGTGCGGCCCGCCACGCCGCCCCCGGACTTCGACCTCGACACGGCGCTGGAGTCGCTCGGCAAGTTCCGGTCGCTGGGCCCGCAGCGCCTGCTGTTCGCGCACTACGGGCCCGTGCGGGAGGTCGAGGACACGCTGGAGCGCTCGGCGGAGGAGCTGCGGGTCTGGGTGGACGCCGTGCGGGCCGCCCACGACCAGGGCCTGGACCTCGACCACGCCGTCGCGATGGTCGTGGACCGCACCAGGGACCGCTACGCGTCCATGAGCGACGACATCGATCCGGAACTGGCCGCCAAGTACGAGATCCTCAACAGCGCCGAGAGCAACGTCGCCGGCATCATGCACGCCCTCGACCGGCACGCCTAG
- a CDS encoding alkaline phosphatase PhoX has product MPLDRRTFLRAAAVAGGTTAFSGALWQRAFASGPAQPGPGPYGPLLSADGNGVQLPQGFSSRVVARSLQRVEGTRYTWHPAPDGGACFRDGDGWIYVSNSEVPAVGGVSAMRFDGSGKVTSAYRILNGTSLNCSGGATPWGTWLSCEEHDLGLVHETDPRGQKGAVSRPALGRFKHEAAASDPERKVVYLTEDQSDGCFYRFRPQSWGDLSAGTLEVLVGSGTGPVQWAKVPNPQVWLTPTRDQVDGAMRFHGGEGCYYTRGVCYFTTKGDNRVWAYDAAAARLDIAYDDDLVTSGEAPLHGVDAVTATASGDLYVAEDGDNMEINLITAEGVVTPFLRVVGHDESEVTGTAFSPDGSRLYFSSQRGKSGFVAGTDGYTFEVTGPFRR; this is encoded by the coding sequence ATGCCCTTGGACCGACGCACGTTCCTGCGCGCCGCCGCCGTCGCCGGCGGGACGACCGCCTTCTCGGGCGCCCTGTGGCAGCGGGCCTTCGCATCGGGGCCCGCGCAGCCCGGGCCGGGCCCGTACGGGCCGCTGCTGTCCGCGGACGGTAACGGAGTGCAGTTGCCGCAGGGATTCAGCAGCCGGGTTGTGGCACGCTCGCTCCAGCGCGTCGAAGGGACGAGGTACACGTGGCATCCGGCCCCCGACGGGGGCGCGTGCTTCCGCGACGGGGACGGCTGGATCTATGTCAGCAACTCGGAGGTGCCCGCGGTCGGCGGGGTGTCGGCCATGCGGTTCGACGGGTCCGGGAAGGTCACCTCGGCGTACCGGATCCTGAACGGCACCTCGCTGAACTGCTCCGGAGGGGCGACGCCGTGGGGGACGTGGCTGTCGTGCGAGGAGCACGACCTCGGCCTCGTCCATGAGACGGACCCGCGCGGACAGAAGGGGGCGGTGTCCCGCCCGGCGCTGGGCCGGTTCAAGCACGAGGCGGCGGCCTCCGACCCCGAGCGCAAGGTCGTCTACCTCACCGAGGACCAGTCGGACGGCTGCTTCTACAGGTTCCGGCCGCAGTCCTGGGGCGACCTGTCGGCCGGGACGCTCGAAGTGCTGGTCGGCTCCGGGACGGGTCCCGTCCAGTGGGCGAAGGTGCCGAACCCTCAGGTGTGGCTCACGCCGACCCGGGACCAGGTGGACGGCGCCATGCGCTTCCACGGCGGTGAGGGCTGCTACTACACGCGCGGCGTCTGCTACTTCACCACCAAGGGCGACAACCGCGTGTGGGCGTACGACGCGGCCGCCGCCCGGCTGGACATCGCCTACGACGACGACCTCGTCACCAGCGGCGAGGCGCCCTTGCACGGGGTCGACGCGGTCACCGCCACGGCGTCCGGCGACCTCTACGTCGCCGAGGACGGCGACAACATGGAGATCAACCTCATCACCGCCGAGGGGGTCGTGACGCCGTTCCTGCGCGTGGTCGGCCACGACGAGTCGGAGGTCACCGGGACGGCGTTCAGCCCGGACGGGTCGCGCCTGTACTTCTCGTCCCAGCGCGGCAAGAGCGGGTTCGTGGCGGGGACGGACGGCTACACCTTCGAGGTGACCGGCCCGTTCCGCCGCTGA